A single Agromyces sp. CF514 DNA region contains:
- the pepN gene encoding aminopeptidase N — protein sequence MPAADLTRIEAEERAAIIADVSYEVELDLTGDDDTFASTTIVRFTATEGAATFIEATTREVHGITLNGRTIDPATASDGRRLVLDGLEAVNELRVVSTCAYTNTGEGLHRFVDPVDEAVYLYTEFAVAEANRVYAVFDQPDLKAAVRFTITAPAHWVVLSNAPTPEPTPSTPATPQSAAPRSATDAAVWAFETGPVISSYIVAIVAGAYARWHGSATSTDGREIPLGLFTRASLAQHAEPDVMFDTVQAGLAFYEQAFGVPYPFGKYDQIFVPEYNWGAMENVGAVTFNESYLFRSRVSDARREQRAIVVLHELSHMWFGDSVTMRWWNDLWLNESFATWASTLATSQVTEFTGVWATFASDEKTYAAEQDQLPSTHPIVAPIESLADVEVNFDAITYDKGASVLKQLVAWVGLEAFQVGVGAYLRAHGGGNATLRDLLDELERASGRELTRWSELWLETAGVNTLRAVLETDDAGIITSAAIEQTATPAHPTLRPHRLAIGCYSGDPADDGTGSLVRTRRLEIDVDGPTTAVPELVGLPRPDLLLVNDDDLTYAKVRLDDVSFATAVERLSDVGDPVARAVILGSAWDAVRDAEFAATDFVRLVLGSVGHETQSSARGLALTRLDTALSRYLADEHRERASAEAGDAVWALAELADPGSDAQLQFVKAFTQLASSPAHADVLGSLLDGSIRLAGLEIDIDLRWELVIARASLVAASEEVVDDEIAAALALDDTAKGQRLAETARAARPDQAVKDVAWQRVASDTTISNDLARAIADGWRRTSAPALLASSVEPYFSNLQRVWAERSFTMASLVVKRLFPSPLVSDEVAEAARTWLAANPTPAPLHRLVSEQHDELERALRARARDADALG from the coding sequence ATGCCCGCTGCCGATCTCACCCGAATCGAAGCCGAGGAACGCGCCGCGATCATCGCCGACGTCTCGTACGAGGTCGAGCTCGACCTCACCGGCGACGACGACACGTTCGCCTCGACGACCATCGTGCGCTTCACCGCAACCGAGGGCGCTGCGACGTTCATCGAGGCGACGACGCGCGAGGTGCACGGGATCACGCTGAACGGGCGCACGATCGACCCCGCCACGGCTTCCGACGGCCGGCGCCTCGTGCTCGACGGCCTCGAAGCCGTGAACGAACTGCGCGTGGTGAGCACCTGCGCGTACACGAACACGGGCGAGGGCCTGCACCGGTTCGTGGACCCCGTCGACGAGGCGGTCTACCTGTACACGGAGTTCGCGGTGGCCGAGGCGAACCGCGTCTACGCGGTGTTCGACCAGCCCGACCTGAAGGCCGCGGTGCGCTTCACGATCACGGCGCCGGCGCACTGGGTCGTGCTGAGCAATGCGCCGACGCCCGAGCCGACTCCGTCGACCCCGGCGACCCCGCAGTCGGCTGCCCCGCGGTCGGCGACGGATGCCGCGGTGTGGGCGTTCGAGACCGGCCCGGTGATCTCGAGCTACATCGTCGCGATCGTCGCCGGCGCGTACGCCCGGTGGCACGGCAGCGCCACGAGCACCGACGGCCGCGAGATCCCGCTCGGCCTGTTCACGCGCGCCTCCCTCGCGCAGCACGCCGAGCCCGACGTCATGTTCGACACCGTGCAGGCCGGCCTCGCCTTCTACGAGCAGGCCTTCGGCGTGCCCTACCCGTTCGGCAAGTACGACCAGATCTTCGTGCCCGAGTACAACTGGGGCGCCATGGAGAACGTCGGTGCAGTCACGTTCAACGAGAGCTACCTGTTCCGCTCGCGCGTCTCCGACGCCCGACGCGAGCAGCGTGCGATCGTCGTGCTGCACGAGCTCAGCCACATGTGGTTCGGCGACTCGGTCACGATGCGCTGGTGGAACGACCTCTGGCTGAACGAGTCGTTCGCCACCTGGGCGTCGACCCTGGCCACCTCGCAGGTCACCGAGTTCACCGGCGTCTGGGCGACGTTCGCGAGCGACGAGAAGACCTACGCCGCCGAGCAGGACCAGCTGCCGTCGACGCATCCGATCGTCGCCCCCATCGAGTCGCTCGCAGACGTCGAGGTCAACTTCGACGCGATCACGTACGACAAGGGGGCCTCGGTGTTGAAGCAGCTCGTCGCCTGGGTCGGCCTCGAGGCGTTCCAGGTCGGCGTCGGCGCGTACCTCCGCGCACACGGAGGCGGCAACGCGACGCTGCGCGACCTGCTCGACGAGCTCGAGCGCGCGAGCGGCCGAGAGCTCACCCGGTGGTCCGAGCTGTGGCTCGAGACGGCCGGCGTCAACACCCTCCGCGCGGTCCTCGAGACCGACGACGCCGGCATCATCACCTCGGCCGCGATCGAGCAGACGGCGACCCCCGCGCATCCGACGCTCCGACCCCACCGACTCGCGATCGGGTGCTACTCGGGCGATCCGGCCGATGACGGAACCGGCTCGCTCGTGCGCACGCGCCGCCTCGAGATCGACGTCGACGGTCCGACCACCGCGGTGCCCGAGCTCGTGGGTCTCCCCCGCCCCGACCTGCTCCTCGTGAACGACGACGACCTCACGTACGCCAAGGTCCGCCTCGACGACGTCTCGTTCGCCACGGCCGTCGAACGCCTGAGCGACGTCGGCGACCCCGTCGCGCGCGCCGTGATCCTCGGTTCGGCCTGGGACGCCGTGCGCGACGCCGAGTTCGCCGCGACCGACTTCGTGCGCCTCGTGCTCGGCAGCGTCGGCCACGAGACGCAGTCGTCGGCCCGCGGGCTCGCACTCACGCGACTCGACACCGCGCTGTCGCGCTACCTCGCCGACGAGCACCGCGAACGGGCGTCCGCCGAGGCCGGCGATGCCGTGTGGGCGCTGGCCGAGCTCGCCGACCCCGGCTCGGATGCGCAGCTGCAGTTCGTGAAGGCGTTCACGCAGCTCGCGAGCTCCCCCGCGCACGCCGATGTGCTCGGCAGCCTCCTCGACGGCTCGATCCGGCTCGCGGGCCTCGAGATCGACATCGACCTGCGCTGGGAACTGGTGATCGCGCGCGCGTCGCTCGTCGCGGCATCCGAAGAGGTCGTCGACGACGAGATCGCCGCGGCGCTCGCGCTCGACGACACCGCGAAGGGGCAGCGCCTCGCGGAGACCGCGCGGGCTGCCAGACCCGATCAGGCGGTCAAGGATGTCGCGTGGCAGCGCGTGGCCTCCGACACGACGATCTCGAACGACCTCGCGCGCGCGATCGCCGACGGATGGCGGCGCACGTCCGCGCCCGCCCTGCTCGCTTCGAGCGTCGAGCCGTACTTCTCGAACCTGCAACGGGTGTGGGCGGAGCGCAGCTTCACCATGGCCTCGCTCGTCGTGAAGCGGCTCTTCCCGTCACCGCTCGTGTCCGACGAGGTCGCCGAGGCCGCACGTACATGGCTCGCCGCCAACCCGACGCCCGCGCCGTTGCACCGTCTCGTGTCCGAGCAGCACGACGAGCTCGAGCGGGCCCTCCGGGCACGGGCGCGCGACGCCGACGCGCTCGGCTGA
- a CDS encoding ABC transporter permease subunit yields MTATTTPPAAAATLARSTRLSFGGVLRSEWIKLRSLRSTTWSYLIVVAISLGMALIMSLSMVSMIEGDAGAAPAGEQGGILLQSSVFGVYFGQLVAGVLGVLVISGEYTTGMIRSTLTAVPKRLPALAGKAVVLFAATFAVGVVANLAAFALSSAVFAGIGVSANLLEPSVFLPLLGGALYLALVAVFALGVGTMLRSSAGGIAAVLGLVLLAPTVLQLIPADWAHDLIPYLLSSAGMNLFTTTTAMPNGDDLGVWVNLLIVLGWVAASAIGAAVLLKRRDA; encoded by the coding sequence ATGACCGCGACCACCACCCCGCCCGCCGCGGCGGCCACGCTCGCCCGATCGACCCGGCTGAGCTTCGGCGGGGTGCTGCGCTCCGAGTGGATCAAGCTCCGCAGTCTGCGGTCGACGACCTGGTCGTACCTCATCGTCGTCGCGATCTCGCTCGGCATGGCGCTCATCATGTCGCTCAGCATGGTCTCGATGATCGAGGGCGACGCCGGGGCGGCACCAGCAGGCGAGCAGGGCGGCATCCTGCTGCAGTCCTCGGTGTTCGGGGTCTACTTCGGGCAGCTCGTCGCGGGCGTGCTCGGCGTGCTCGTGATCAGCGGCGAGTACACGACGGGCATGATCCGCTCCACGCTCACCGCGGTGCCCAAGCGCCTGCCGGCGCTCGCGGGCAAGGCCGTCGTGCTGTTCGCGGCCACCTTCGCGGTAGGCGTCGTCGCGAACCTGGCGGCGTTCGCACTCTCGTCGGCGGTCTTCGCCGGCATCGGCGTCTCGGCGAACCTCCTCGAGCCGTCGGTGTTCCTGCCGCTGCTCGGCGGGGCGCTCTACCTCGCGCTCGTCGCGGTGTTCGCGCTCGGCGTCGGCACGATGCTGCGCAGCAGCGCCGGCGGCATCGCCGCGGTGCTCGGGCTCGTCCTGCTCGCACCGACCGTGCTGCAGCTGATCCCCGCCGACTGGGCGCACGACCTCATCCCGTACCTGCTCTCGAGCGCGGGCATGAACCTGTTCACCACGACCACGGCGATGCCGAACGGCGACGACCTCGGCGTGTGGGTGAACCTGCTGATCGTGCTCGGCTGGGTCGCGGCCTCCGCGATCGGGGCCGCGGTGCTGCTCAAGCGGCGCGACGCATAG
- a CDS encoding ABC transporter ATP-binding protein, whose amino-acid sequence MITAEGLVKRYGAKTAVNDISFTVRPGQVTGFLGPNGAGKSTTMRMIVGLDRPSAGRVTVNGRPYAEHRAPLHEVGALLDAKAVHTGRSAYNHLLAMAATHGIGASRVREVIELTGLEAVARKRVGGFSLGMGQRLGIAAAMLGDPATLILDEPVNGLDPEGVLWVRQFVRHLASEGRTIFLSSHLMSEMALTADHLIVLGRGEIIADAPVGDIIAGGTRTRVLVRSPQASQLADLLAAPDVAVIRSEAGTLEVTGVAASGIGDLAAQHGLAIHELTPLSASLEEAYMALTADAVEYRTEAVR is encoded by the coding sequence ATGATCACGGCAGAAGGGCTCGTCAAGCGCTACGGCGCGAAGACGGCCGTCAACGACATCAGTTTCACGGTCAGGCCCGGGCAGGTGACCGGGTTCCTCGGTCCGAACGGCGCAGGCAAGTCCACCACCATGCGCATGATCGTGGGGCTGGACCGCCCGAGCGCCGGGCGCGTCACCGTCAACGGCCGGCCCTACGCCGAGCACCGCGCACCGCTGCACGAGGTCGGCGCCCTCCTCGACGCGAAGGCCGTGCACACCGGCCGATCGGCCTACAACCACCTGCTCGCCATGGCGGCCACGCACGGCATCGGCGCGAGTCGCGTGCGCGAGGTCATCGAGCTCACGGGCCTCGAGGCGGTCGCGCGCAAGCGCGTCGGCGGCTTCTCGCTCGGCATGGGCCAGCGGCTCGGCATCGCCGCCGCGATGCTCGGCGACCCGGCCACCCTCATCCTCGACGAGCCCGTCAACGGCCTCGACCCCGAGGGCGTGCTGTGGGTGCGCCAGTTCGTGCGCCACCTCGCCTCCGAGGGCCGCACGATCTTCCTCTCCTCGCACCTCATGAGCGAGATGGCGCTCACCGCCGACCACCTCATCGTGCTCGGGCGCGGAGAGATCATCGCCGACGCCCCCGTCGGCGACATCATCGCCGGCGGAACGCGCACGCGGGTGCTCGTCCGCTCGCCGCAGGCCTCCCAGTTGGCCGACCTGCTCGCCGCACCCGACGTCGCGGTCATCCGCTCCGAGGCGGGCACGCTCGAGGTCACGGGCGTGGCGGCATCCGGCATCGGCGACCTCGCCGCGCAGCACGGACTCGCGATCCACGAACTCACCCCGCTCAGCGCGTCGCTCGAGGAGGCCTACATGGCCCTGACCGCCGACGCCGTCGAATACCGCACGGAGGCCGTCCGATGA